Below is a genomic region from Acetobacter ghanensis.
TCAGCAGATTGTCATGCAGGAGGCATTGGCCATTCCCCTGCACTGCAACGCCAATATTGTTGCCGCGCGCAACACGGTTAGCGGCATCCAGTTTGACGCCATTGGGGCTTACCCCCTGTTCCATGACACCGATATCCAGAAAAGTGAGACCTGATTGATGGCATCCAGAATTGTCATCCGCCCGCGCGAATATCATGACTCTGTACGTCTGATGCGCGCATCCGAGGCCATTCGGCAGGAAGCCGGCGTGAGAGAGGCCATGGCCATGATGGCCACCGCCAACAACAAGAAAATTCTTGATACCTCCGGCCTGCTGACGGACGAAGTCAAAGCCGCCAACCCGGATGATCTGATTATTGCTGTGGTAGCGGAGAGCGAAGCCGAGGCAGAAAATGCCATTTCTGCGGCTCAGGATTTTTTGAACCAGAAGGTACAGAGCGGGCAACAAACTCTCATCCCCCGCTCTATTGATGCCGCATGTGCCACACAGCCCGCCATTAATCTGGCCTGTATTTCTGTCCCCGGAATTTATGCGTATCGGGAGGTCAAGCGCGCGCTGGAGCTTAATCTGAACGTCTTTTTGTTCAGCGATAATGTAAGCCGCGCGGATGAACGCAAGCTCAAGGAACTGGCAAAAGAAAAAAACCGCCTGTTGATGGGGCCAGATTGCGGCACGGCCTTAATCAACGGTATCGGACTGGGCTTTGCCAATGCTGTCCGCCGCGGGCGCGTTGGTCTTGTTGCGGCATCTGGCACCGGCACGCAGGAAATTTCCTCCCTGCTGGACTGGCTGGGCTGCGGCGTCAGTCAGGCCATTGGCACCGGCGGGCGCGACCTCCAGCAGGACATCGGCGGCCTGACCATGTTGCAGGGGCTGGCCATGCTGGCCGAGGATGCGGAAACAGACGTTATTGTTGTCACATCCAAACCGCCCAGCCCGGACATTGCAGATACCATTGTCAACTTTTGCGCCAAATTGGACAAACCTGTTGTCATCAACTTTGTCGGGCAGAACAGCACGGGGCAGAACGGTAACATCACGTTCACCAGCACACTGGCCCAGACAGCCCTGACCGCAGGCCGCCTGATTGACCCGACCTGCGAACTGCCGCAACTGGCGAACGCTACAAAAGACCAGTTTGTGCAAAATGCCAAGGCAGCCCGCGGCCCCTCCCAGCGTTACCTGCGGGGTTTGTATGCTGGCGGCACGCTCTGTTACGAGGCCCTGTTCCTGCTGCGCGAACAACTGGGGGGCATTTACTCCAACCTCGAACACGGCGCTTTTGAGCTGAAAGACCTGTTCAGCAGCAAGGAACATACAATTATCGATCTGGGGGATGACGCCTATACCGAAGGGCGCGCGCACCCCATGATAGACCCAACACTCAGAAACCAGCGGATTTTACAAGAAGCACAGGACCCCGAGGTCGCCGTGCTGCTGCTGGACCTTGTTATTGGGTACGGTGCGCACGAAAACCCCGCCGCACAACTGGCGCAGACTCTTGTGCAGGCCCGCGAGATTGCACGGGCCGATGGGCGCGAGTTGCCCGTCATCGTAACCATCTGCGGCACCAAAAATGATGTGCAGAATTACGACCAGCAGGCCGCACAACTCCGGGACGCAGATATTCTGGTTGCTGGCAACAATGCAGAGGCCGTGCTGCTGGCAGGCCGTTACATGGAGACAATCAATGTCTGACCCTCAGAACCCCCTGCTGTCCGGGCAGCCCCTATGCGTGGTGAACGTGGGCATCGACCTGTTTGCCGAAACTCTCAGGCAGCAGTCCGTCGAGGTTGTTCAGGTATTGTGGACACCACCAGCCACGCAGGATGAAGACCTGATGAACCTGCTTGACGACCTGATCTGACACCCCTGACCCTGCGGAAGAAAACCATGTCCAGCCTAAAAACACTGATTGAAGACGCCAATGCAAAAACGCTGGATATTATCCTGCGTGGCAAACCCCAGCTTGTTGACGTAGCTCCCGCGCTGGAGGTTGTGCCGGGTATGCTGCCCAACCTGATCATGCATTCCGGCCCTGCCATTGCATGGGATGATATGTGCGGCCCCCACAAACAGGGCATTATTGGCGCAGCCCTGTGGGAAGGGCTGGCCAGCACGCCGGAAGAGGCCGAACGCCGTATCCGTGCAGGAGAAATCCTGACCGCACCTTGCCACAACCATGTTTCGGTCGGAGCTGGTGCAGGCATTACCTCGGCCTCCACGCCGATGCTGATTGTGGAAAACACCACTTTTGGCAACCGCGCCTATAGCTGTATTTCCGAAGGTGGTGGGCTGCGCCTGCTGAAATGGGGCGCTTATGATGATACGGTTTTCCAAAACCTGACGTGGCAGGCCAAGGTTTTTGCGCCTGTTCTGAGCAAGGCTTTGCAGGCATCTGGCCCCATTGATATCCGCAACATCATCTCTCGCGCAGTGGAAATGGGGGATGAATGCCATAACCGCTCCATTGCCGCGACATCCCAGTTCCTTAAGGAAATGTACGGCCATCTGGTGGCACTGGACATGCCAGCGGAAGATGTGCGCAGCTCCATAAAATTCCTTGTAGATTCTGAGCATTTTCTTCTCCATGCCATTATGGCGGCAGCCAAGGCCATGCTGGTGCCAGCCGAAGGTATTGAATACAGCACCATTGTTACCGCAATGGCGCGAAATGGCGTGGAATTTGGCATCCGCGTAAGCGGACTGGGGGACCAGTGGTTTACCGCCCCAGCCAACCCGGTAACGGGCCTGTTTTTCCGCGCGGAATGGAATGATTCCAACGCTGCCCCCGACCTGGGCGACAGCGCCATTACCGAGACCGTTGGCCTTGGCGGCTTTATCCAACCCACGGCCCCTACCGTTACGCAGTATGTGCAAGGCTCCGTGCAGCAGGCCATTGCCAATACGCTGGAAATGCAGGAAATCTGCGCCACAACCAACCCGGATGTGCGTATTCCCGCCATGGACTTTGCCCCCGGCCCCATTGGCATAGACATTCGCAAAGTTATCCAGACCGGCATTCTCCCTTTGCTGGACACAGCCATAACCCACAAGGATGGTGGGCTGATTGGCGCGGGGGAAGTACGGGCTCCCATAGGATGTTTTGAAAAAGCTCTCAAAGCATTTGGGCAAAAACTGGGAGGGCAGACAGCATGACATCTCTGATCGAACGCATTGACGCCGCTAATCAGGAGGCATTCTCCCGTCTGGTTGCGGCCAAGCCGGTCTGGGTGGACGTGCGCCCGGCACTGGAAGTTCTGCCGGGCATGACCCGCCAGACCATCCTGCACGCCGGTCCGCCCATTGCATGGCAGGATATGTGCGGCCCGCAAAAAATGGGCGTCGTGCAGGCAGCCCTGCACGAAGGGCTGGCCGCCACAGAGGCCGAGGCCGAAGAGTTGATTATGGCTGGCAAGATCCTTGTCGCGCCGTGCCATGAACACGGAGCCGTTGGGGGCATGGCGGGCATTACCAGTGCCTCCAGCCCCATGGCCGTGGTGTATGACAGCGTGCATGAGCGGTATGGGTATTCACAACTTTTCCAAGGCCCTGCCGCCGGTCTGCTCAACCGGGATGATTATAACCGGGAAGCCCGCAAACGCTGGACATGGCTTGAGACCGTGCTGGGGCCGGTTCTGGGCAAAGCCATCCGCAGCACCAGCGGTATTCCCGTTAAACCCATGATCGCCCGCGCGCTAGAAATGGGGGACGAATGCCATAACCGCAACAGCGCGGGCAGCACCGTTATTTTAAACGCCCTGATCCTACCGCTTTATGAGACCTGCACGGACCCCGCACTTTTGCAGGAGGTTCTGGACTACCTCAAGGTCAACGAGCAGTTCTCGCTCTGCCTGTCCATGGCTGCGGGCAAGGCTATGGCGGATGCAACAAAAGGGATCCCATACAGCACCATGGTCTCCGCCATGTGCCGCAATGGTGTTAACTTTGGCATCAAGGTCAGCGGGCTGGGAGAACACTGGTTTACGGCCCCCGCCAACCGGATTGAAGGACTGTTCTTTTCTTCCGAATGGAGCGATGCTGATGCCGTGCCCGATATTGGCGATAGCAGTATTATGGAAACCATAGGTCTGGGCGGCCATGTTCAGGCCGCCGCGCCTGCGTTGCAGCAGTTTGTTAACGGTTCCTTTGCGCGTGCCACATCGGTTGTGGAGAGTATGCAGCTGATTACGCTTGGGCAGGTGGCGGAATTTAAAATCCCCAACATGAACTTTATCGGGGCTCCTACGGGCATAGATATCCGCAAGGTTGTGCAAACCAGCATTACACCCGTTATTGATACAGCCATTGCCCACAAAAAGGGCGGGGTCATTGGCGCCGGGCAAACCCGCGCACCGTTTGACTGCTTTGCACAGGCGCTACGCGCATTTGGCGCACAGTATAAACCGGCAACAGCCTAATACCATCTGGCATATTGCCTCCCTCCCCACCCGGGGGCGCAAGGGAGGCAATACAGATTAAACAACACCAGCCCAGCTATTGCGCCGCCAGTCGCTTACGGCAAAGGGCTCCCCTCCCGCATTCATTCCCGCACACGCAACAGCCCCAAAGCAGAGCGCACCGGGGGCGCGTTCCTCTATGGCGTGCCCCAAGGCGCGCAGTCCGGCCGCGGACGGGTGGTCACGCTCCATCAACAATTTGCCACCCTCGCTCCGCCAGCGGGGTGCGGCAATGGCGGTGGCAATATCTTCCCCCCGCCGCATAATCCGATCAATGACCTGCAACAGGGTTTGCACTTGTCCATCCGCACCAGGCGTTGCCAGCGCCATAACGCCACCAGCGGACCTGAGCAACGCCGGGGCCAACGTATGTACCGGCCTGCTGCCCGCAGCCCACGCATTGGGGCCGCTGGTAAAACCCCCTGCCCTATTGTTGAGCGTAATGCCCAGATCTGGAATCAGAAGGCCAGAGCCAAAGTCATCGAACACACTAACAAGGGAGGAAACAACCATGCCCTGACGGTCAGAAACCGAAACACCCGCAGTATGCAGGTAACCACGTGGCCCCCCACGTCTGGCGGCGTGGTCCGGATCGACCGGCAAGTGCACATCCAGCAACGCGGCTCCTTCCGCCGCGCGGTCCCGATAGCCAAAGGAGGCTTCCGTCAGCTCAACAGCAAGGTGGTCCGCCTGCACATCGCTCTGGGGGACCCAGTGCCCGAAGTTTTTGAGCGCCATACCCAGCAGCACACCCTGTGTGGGAGGAGGCTGTACAAACACCGTTGCCGCCCCCAAGCTGACGGACAAAGGAGCTGTTACATCCGTCTGGTGTGTAGCCAGGTCCTGCTCATCCAGCGTGCCGCCATACTCGGCCACACGGCGGGCCAGACTGGCGGCAATCTCTCCGGTATAAAAACAGTCCGGGCCATCCGTTACAAAGCGGCGCAGAAGGGCTGCCAGTTCCGGTTGCACAAACAGTTGCCCTGCCCGTAACCCCATTAACGACCATTCCCCCGCTCCATTGCGGAGCAGCCGGGGCGTATGCGCATGCACCACCTGCTCCAGCGCGGAGGACAGGTGAACGCCCTCCTCCGCCAGACGGATTGCCTTGTCCATAAGAGCAGAAAAAGGGAGCTTCCCCCAACGGCTATGCATACGCGCCCATGCACCGGCCAAACCGGGCACTGTAACGCTTTTAGCCCCTTCATCCGCACAATCCGTGGCTTTGTGGGGTAAGGCGCCTGCGCCACTTATGGCGTGTGTCTGAGCGCCATCCGCCACCAGCGCGAACAGGTCCCCCCCTATGCCACAGGCATCTGGCGCCACAACGCACAGAACAGCCTGCGCGGCGATGGCAGCATCCACAGCGCTGCCTCCACGCGCCAGCACATCCTGCCCTGCGGATACAGCCAGAGGATGTGCAGCGGAAACCGCTCCCCACGGGCCGGAAATAACCGGTCTGACGGGAGATGAAAAACCATCGGCAATATGCCAGTGCCCGTATGCCATGCCCTAGACCGCCGTATAACCGCCATCAACCACAAACGATGTGCCCGCCATGTAACGCCCGCCCGAGGACGCCAGCAGCAGAATAAGGGCTGCAACCTCATCTGGCGTACCATGGCGGCCCAAGGGAATCTGCCGGTCTATGACCTGACGTTTTTCCTCCGGATCACGCTGATAAGACCAGAAAGGGTCGTTAAACGGTG
It encodes:
- the fdrA gene encoding acyl-CoA synthetase FdrA — its product is MASRIVIRPREYHDSVRLMRASEAIRQEAGVREAMAMMATANNKKILDTSGLLTDEVKAANPDDLIIAVVAESEAEAENAISAAQDFLNQKVQSGQQTLIPRSIDAACATQPAINLACISVPGIYAYREVKRALELNLNVFLFSDNVSRADERKLKELAKEKNRLLMGPDCGTALINGIGLGFANAVRRGRVGLVAASGTGTQEISSLLDWLGCGVSQAIGTGGRDLQQDIGGLTMLQGLAMLAEDAETDVIVVTSKPPSPDIADTIVNFCAKLDKPVVINFVGQNSTGQNGNITFTSTLAQTALTAGRLIDPTCELPQLANATKDQFVQNAKAARGPSQRYLRGLYAGGTLCYEALFLLREQLGGIYSNLEHGAFELKDLFSSKEHTIIDLGDDAYTEGRAHPMIDPTLRNQRILQEAQDPEVAVLLLDLVIGYGAHENPAAQLAQTLVQAREIARADGRELPVIVTICGTKNDVQNYDQQAAQLRDADILVAGNNAEAVLLAGRYMETINV
- a CDS encoding YlbE family protein produces the protein MSSLKTLIEDANAKTLDIILRGKPQLVDVAPALEVVPGMLPNLIMHSGPAIAWDDMCGPHKQGIIGAALWEGLASTPEEAERRIRAGEILTAPCHNHVSVGAGAGITSASTPMLIVENTTFGNRAYSCISEGGGLRLLKWGAYDDTVFQNLTWQAKVFAPVLSKALQASGPIDIRNIISRAVEMGDECHNRSIAATSQFLKEMYGHLVALDMPAEDVRSSIKFLVDSEHFLLHAIMAAAKAMLVPAEGIEYSTIVTAMARNGVEFGIRVSGLGDQWFTAPANPVTGLFFRAEWNDSNAAPDLGDSAITETVGLGGFIQPTAPTVTQYVQGSVQQAIANTLEMQEICATTNPDVRIPAMDFAPGPIGIDIRKVIQTGILPLLDTAITHKDGGLIGAGEVRAPIGCFEKALKAFGQKLGGQTA
- a CDS encoding YlbE family protein, whose product is MTSLIERIDAANQEAFSRLVAAKPVWVDVRPALEVLPGMTRQTILHAGPPIAWQDMCGPQKMGVVQAALHEGLAATEAEAEELIMAGKILVAPCHEHGAVGGMAGITSASSPMAVVYDSVHERYGYSQLFQGPAAGLLNRDDYNREARKRWTWLETVLGPVLGKAIRSTSGIPVKPMIARALEMGDECHNRNSAGSTVILNALILPLYETCTDPALLQEVLDYLKVNEQFSLCLSMAAGKAMADATKGIPYSTMVSAMCRNGVNFGIKVSGLGEHWFTAPANRIEGLFFSSEWSDADAVPDIGDSSIMETIGLGGHVQAAAPALQQFVNGSFARATSVVESMQLITLGQVAEFKIPNMNFIGAPTGIDIRKVVQTSITPVIDTAIAHKKGGVIGAGQTRAPFDCFAQALRAFGAQYKPATA
- a CDS encoding gamma-glutamyltransferase — encoded protein: MAYGHWHIADGFSSPVRPVISGPWGAVSAAHPLAVSAGQDVLARGGSAVDAAIAAQAVLCVVAPDACGIGGDLFALVADGAQTHAISGAGALPHKATDCADEGAKSVTVPGLAGAWARMHSRWGKLPFSALMDKAIRLAEEGVHLSSALEQVVHAHTPRLLRNGAGEWSLMGLRAGQLFVQPELAALLRRFVTDGPDCFYTGEIAASLARRVAEYGGTLDEQDLATHQTDVTAPLSVSLGAATVFVQPPPTQGVLLGMALKNFGHWVPQSDVQADHLAVELTEASFGYRDRAAEGAALLDVHLPVDPDHAARRGGPRGYLHTAGVSVSDRQGMVVSSLVSVFDDFGSGLLIPDLGITLNNRAGGFTSGPNAWAAGSRPVHTLAPALLRSAGGVMALATPGADGQVQTLLQVIDRIMRRGEDIATAIAAPRWRSEGGKLLMERDHPSAAGLRALGHAIEERAPGALCFGAVACAGMNAGGEPFAVSDWRRNSWAGVV